A window of the Janthinobacterium agaricidamnosum NBRC 102515 = DSM 9628 genome harbors these coding sequences:
- a CDS encoding DUF4870 family protein, with protein sequence MSQDVVLDTQLESNRNVVWWLYLIHGATFFFSLGLLSIVPIIVNYLKRDETAGTYLYSHHGWQIRSFWWYVFWVLVGAALFVTLIGIPLAWLVWAGAWLWKAYRLIKGFLDLNSNKAMPE encoded by the coding sequence ATGTCGCAAGATGTCGTTTTGGATACGCAGCTGGAATCGAACAGGAACGTGGTCTGGTGGCTTTACCTGATCCACGGCGCGACGTTCTTCTTTTCGCTGGGGCTGCTGTCGATCGTGCCGATCATCGTCAATTACCTGAAGCGAGACGAGACCGCCGGCACCTATTTGTACAGCCATCACGGCTGGCAAATCCGCTCCTTCTGGTGGTATGTATTCTGGGTACTGGTCGGTGCGGCGCTGTTCGTCACGCTGATCGGCATTCCGCTGGCCTGGCTGGTCTGGGCTGGCGCGTGGTTGTGGAAAGCATACCGCCTGATCAAGGGTTTCCTCGACCTCAACAGCAATAAGGCGATGCCGGAATAA
- a CDS encoding substrate-binding domain-containing protein, producing MATLKDVAVLAGVGMSTASRAISGAGPVSADALARVQAAVEQLNFRPSSIGRSLSAQSLGMIGIFAPSFFGAYYGTILKQTDIELRALRRHVVVATGCGDGTPRDEAIEAVKFLIGRDCDGIVVLGHDLHDEDLVNLHRMHPKMAFLNRRSPQLEEASFCPDHYQGGVAAARTLLEANHRQLAVISGPSETSDNKSRLQGFFDELARHGIARAGVPLIESDFSRQGGFDSAATLLAGRQPFTGLFCANDEMAVGALSCLHGAGIKVPEQVSVIGYDDDYSAAFSAPGLTSVHIPIQELTQSAVRWLLNQCYGTRHDIIRDFPVTVTMRGSVSTRI from the coding sequence GTGGCAACACTGAAAGACGTCGCAGTGCTCGCCGGTGTCGGCATGTCGACGGCGTCGCGCGCCATTTCCGGCGCCGGCCCGGTATCGGCCGATGCGCTGGCCCGGGTACAGGCCGCCGTCGAACAACTCAACTTCCGCCCGTCCTCGATCGGCCGCTCGCTTTCGGCCCAGTCGCTGGGCATGATCGGCATTTTCGCGCCGTCGTTCTTCGGCGCCTATTACGGCACCATCCTGAAGCAGACCGACATCGAGCTGCGCGCATTGCGGCGCCATGTGGTGGTCGCCACCGGCTGCGGCGACGGCACGCCGCGCGATGAGGCGATCGAGGCGGTCAAGTTCCTGATCGGCCGCGATTGCGACGGCATCGTCGTGCTGGGCCACGACTTGCACGACGAAGACCTGGTCAACCTGCACCGCATGCACCCGAAGATGGCGTTCCTGAACCGGCGCAGCCCGCAACTGGAAGAAGCATCGTTCTGCCCCGACCATTACCAGGGCGGCGTGGCGGCGGCCAGGACCCTGCTGGAAGCGAACCACCGGCAGCTTGCGGTGATTTCCGGCCCGTCCGAAACCTCGGACAACAAGAGCCGCCTGCAGGGATTTTTCGATGAGCTGGCCAGGCACGGCATCGCCCGCGCCGGCGTGCCGCTGATCGAATCGGACTTTTCGCGCCAGGGCGGCTTCGATTCCGCGGCCACGCTGCTGGCCGGCCGGCAGCCGTTCACCGGCCTGTTTTGCGCCAACGATGAAATGGCGGTCGGCGCGCTGTCCTGCCTGCACGGCGCCGGCATCAAGGTGCCGGAACAAGTGTCGGTGATCGGCTACGACGATGACTACTCGGCGGCGTTTTCGGCGCCGGGCCTGACCTCGGTGCATATCCCGATCCAGGAATTGACCCAAAGCGCGGTACGCTGGCTGCTGAACCAGTGCTACGGCACCAGGCATGACATCATCCGCGACTTCCCGGTCACGGTGACGATGCGCGGATCGGTGTCGACACGGATTTGA
- a CDS encoding carbohydrate ABC transporter permease, which produces MAVTVLFAYMGTMLWTARVSVSSSRTFPADDFVGAAQYIRLFNNDRWMLSLQNLLVYGVLFIVACMVIGFLLAVFIDQKVAAEGVLRTVFLYPYAMSFVATGLIWQWILNPELGIQEVLHKMGFEQARFDWIVNQDMVIYTVVIATVWQASGLVMALMLSGLRGIDEEMWKAARIDGIPRWRVYLSIVLPMLGPSVSTAFVLLFVMVIKVYDAVVAMTQGGPGTASEVPAKFIMDYLFGRANIGLASAASVVLLTTVLAIVAPIFIVRNRAGKGKAKK; this is translated from the coding sequence ATGGCAGTCACGGTATTGTTTGCATATATGGGAACGATGTTGTGGACCGCGCGCGTGTCGGTCAGCAGTTCGCGCACCTTTCCGGCGGACGACTTCGTCGGCGCCGCGCAATATATCCGCTTGTTCAATAACGACCGCTGGATGCTGTCGCTGCAAAACCTGCTGGTCTACGGTGTGCTGTTCATCGTGGCCTGCATGGTGATCGGCTTCCTGCTGGCGGTCTTTATCGACCAGAAAGTCGCGGCCGAAGGCGTGCTGCGCACCGTGTTCCTGTATCCGTACGCGATGTCGTTCGTGGCCACCGGCCTGATCTGGCAATGGATACTGAATCCGGAGCTGGGCATCCAGGAAGTGCTGCACAAGATGGGCTTCGAGCAGGCCCGCTTCGACTGGATCGTCAACCAGGACATGGTGATCTACACGGTGGTGATCGCCACCGTGTGGCAAGCTTCCGGGCTGGTGATGGCGCTGATGCTGTCGGGTTTGCGCGGCATCGACGAAGAGATGTGGAAAGCGGCGCGGATCGACGGCATCCCGCGCTGGCGTGTCTACCTCAGCATCGTGCTGCCGATGCTCGGGCCATCGGTCTCGACCGCTTTCGTGCTGCTGTTCGTGATGGTCATCAAGGTGTACGACGCGGTCGTCGCGATGACCCAGGGCGGTCCCGGCACCGCCAGCGAAGTGCCGGCCAAGTTCATCATGGATTACCTGTTCGGTCGCGCCAATATCGGCCTGGCGTCGGCGGCCTCGGTGGTGCTGCTGACCACCGTGCTGGCGATCGTCGCCCCCATTTTCATCGTGCGCAACCGCGCAGGCAAGGGCAAGGCCAAGAAATGA
- a CDS encoding carbohydrate ABC transporter permease, with protein sequence MSSTVNNHNHKPAGQARRASSFTPARIGVYAFLICAALFFLLPLYVMLVTSVKPMEEIRLGTLFALPMHITFEPWSMAWQSACTGLECNGIKGGFWNSVNIVVPSTILSIAVGAVNGYALSFWKPRGAGVLFAVLMMGAFIPVQVMVYPLVRLLAAAHLFSSLPGIILIHTIFGMPVMTLLFRNYYAALPQELFKAARIDGGGFWRIFLQLMLPMSTPVIVVAAIMQVTGIWNDFLFGLVFAGSDHLPMTVQLNNIINTTTGERLYNVNMAATILTSMVPLGLYFISGRWFVRGIASGAVKG encoded by the coding sequence ATGAGCAGCACCGTGAATAACCATAACCATAAACCTGCCGGCCAGGCCCGGCGCGCCAGCAGTTTCACGCCAGCACGGATCGGCGTGTACGCCTTCCTGATTTGCGCGGCGCTGTTTTTCCTGCTGCCGCTGTATGTCATGCTGGTCACGTCGGTCAAGCCGATGGAAGAAATCCGCCTCGGCACGCTGTTCGCGCTGCCGATGCATATCACCTTCGAGCCGTGGAGCATGGCGTGGCAATCGGCCTGCACCGGGCTGGAATGCAACGGCATCAAGGGCGGCTTCTGGAACTCGGTCAACATCGTGGTGCCGAGCACCATCCTGTCGATCGCGGTCGGCGCCGTCAATGGCTATGCGCTGTCGTTCTGGAAACCGCGCGGCGCCGGTGTGCTGTTCGCGGTGCTGATGATGGGCGCGTTCATCCCGGTGCAGGTGATGGTGTATCCGCTGGTGCGCCTGCTGGCCGCCGCGCATCTGTTCAGCTCGCTGCCCGGCATCATCCTGATCCACACCATCTTCGGCATGCCGGTGATGACGCTGCTGTTCCGTAATTACTATGCGGCGCTGCCGCAGGAATTGTTCAAGGCGGCGCGCATCGACGGCGGCGGCTTCTGGCGCATCTTCCTGCAACTGATGCTGCCGATGTCGACCCCGGTGATCGTGGTCGCGGCCATCATGCAAGTGACCGGGATCTGGAACGACTTCCTGTTTGGCCTGGTGTTCGCCGGTTCCGACCATTTGCCGATGACGGTCCAGCTGAACAACATCATCAACACCACCACCGGCGAACGGCTGTACAACGTGAACATGGCTGCCACCATCCTGACGTCGATGGTGCCGCTGGGTCTTTATTTCATCTCCGGCCGCTGGTTCGTGCGCGGCATCGCCTCCGGCGCGGTCAAGGGCTAA
- a CDS encoding cystathionine beta-lyase, whose translation MTKKSPQTALIHSDYRAPAGFAAFPGAIHHASTVLFKNVAAMRSGDWKDKSGYTYGLHGTPTTFTLEARLAEIEDGKYCLLAPSGLAAIAMVDFALLKSGDDVLLPDNVYSPNRELSRWLEQDFGITARYYDPLIGAGIAALIQPNTRLVWTESPGSVTMEVPDLPAICRAARARGVPVALDNTWSAGLALRAFELGVDIIMQALTKYQSGGSDVLMGAVITRDQALHERLCMAHMRLGFGVGADDAYLVQRGLPTMKLRFDAHDSAARKLALWLQGRPEIAGVLHPALPGCPGHDIWRRDFSGAGGLFSVIFDARFSEQQTDRFVDALRLFKIGYSWGGVNSLVMPYRMRHMRPDWQEQGVLVRFNVGLEDVNDLIADIEQALAVMQAAGA comes from the coding sequence ATGACTAAAAAATCTCCACAAACCGCGCTGATCCACAGCGATTACCGGGCGCCGGCCGGTTTCGCCGCCTTTCCCGGCGCAATCCACCACGCTTCCACCGTGCTGTTCAAGAACGTCGCCGCGATGCGCTCGGGCGACTGGAAGGATAAAAGCGGCTACACCTACGGCTTGCACGGCACGCCGACCACGTTCACGCTGGAAGCGCGGCTGGCCGAGATCGAGGACGGCAAATACTGTTTGCTGGCGCCGAGCGGACTGGCGGCGATCGCGATGGTCGATTTTGCGCTGCTCAAAAGCGGCGACGACGTGCTGTTGCCGGACAATGTGTACAGCCCGAACCGCGAATTGAGCCGCTGGCTGGAACAGGATTTCGGCATCACGGCGCGCTATTACGACCCCTTGATCGGCGCCGGCATCGCCGCGCTGATCCAGCCGAACACCCGCCTGGTCTGGACCGAGTCGCCGGGATCGGTGACCATGGAAGTACCGGACCTGCCGGCCATTTGCCGGGCCGCGCGCGCGCGCGGCGTGCCGGTGGCGCTCGACAATACCTGGTCGGCCGGGCTGGCCTTGCGCGCTTTCGAGCTTGGCGTGGACATCATCATGCAGGCGCTGACCAAGTACCAGTCCGGCGGCTCGGACGTGCTGATGGGCGCGGTGATCACGCGCGACCAGGCGCTGCACGAGCGCCTCTGCATGGCCCACATGCGGCTCGGTTTCGGCGTCGGCGCCGACGATGCCTACCTGGTGCAGCGCGGCTTGCCGACCATGAAGCTGCGTTTCGACGCGCATGACAGCGCCGCCCGCAAGCTGGCGCTGTGGCTGCAGGGGCGCCCGGAAATCGCCGGCGTGCTGCATCCGGCGCTGCCGGGCTGCCCCGGCCACGACATCTGGCGGCGCGATTTCAGCGGCGCCGGCGGCCTGTTTTCGGTCATCTTCGACGCCCGTTTCAGCGAGCAGCAGACCGACCGCTTCGTCGATGCGCTGCGACTGTTCAAGATCGGCTATAGCTGGGGCGGCGTCAACAGCCTGGTGATGCCTTACCGGATGCGCCACATGCGCCCGGACTGGCAAGAGCAGGGCGTGCTGGTGCGCTTTAATGTCGGCCTGGAAGACGTCAACGACTTGATCGCCGATATCGAACAGGCCTTGGCTGTTATGCAGGCTGCAGGCGCTTGA
- the phaR gene encoding polyhydroxyalkanoate synthesis repressor PhaR → MSSAKKSIDRLIKKYPNRRLYDTQTSSYITLTDVKQLVLDNEEFTVVDAKSNDDLTRSILLQIILEEEANGVPMFSSGVLSQIIRYYGHAMQGMMGSYLEKNVQAFTDIQHKFTGGSANGTFEGKPFSPEMWTQFMNVQGPMMQGMMNNYIDQSKSLFVQMQEQIQNQSKNIFGAFPFVPPVPPADKK, encoded by the coding sequence ATGAGTAGTGCAAAAAAAAGTATTGACCGCCTGATCAAGAAATACCCCAACCGCCGTCTGTACGACACCCAGACCAGTTCGTACATCACGCTGACCGACGTCAAGCAGCTGGTGCTCGATAACGAGGAATTCACCGTGGTCGACGCCAAGTCGAATGACGATTTGACGCGCAGCATCTTGCTTCAGATTATCCTGGAAGAAGAGGCGAACGGCGTGCCGATGTTTTCCAGTGGCGTCTTGTCGCAAATCATCCGTTATTACGGCCATGCGATGCAGGGCATGATGGGTTCTTACCTGGAAAAGAACGTCCAGGCCTTCACCGACATCCAGCACAAATTCACTGGCGGCAGCGCCAACGGCACGTTCGAAGGCAAGCCGTTCAGTCCGGAAATGTGGACCCAGTTCATGAATGTGCAGGGGCCGATGATGCAGGGCATGATGAATAACTACATCGACCAGAGCAAAAGCCTGTTTGTGCAGATGCAAGAACAAATACAAAACCAAAGCAAGAATATCTTTGGCGCCTTCCCGTTTGTGCCGCCGGTTCCGCCAGCGGACAAGAAATAG
- the rimO gene encoding 30S ribosomal protein S12 methylthiotransferase RimO produces MHSISRIPVVNSTPDAVVAAPGSAPKVGFVSLGCPKALVDSEQILTQLRAEGYDTAKSYDGADLVIVNTCGFIDAAVQESLDAIGEALAENGKVIVTGCLGAKKDAAGDDIIMKVHPKVLAVTGPHALGEVMDSVHKYLPKPHAPFIDLLPPQGIKLTPKHYAYLKISEGCNHRCSFCIIPSMRGDLVSRPIAELMMEAENLFKSGVKELLVISQDTSAYGVDVKFRSGFWNGRPLKTHMTQLTEALGELAKSYGAWVRLHYVYPYPHVDQIIPMMSGGHILPYLDIPLQHAHPDVLKRMKRPASGEKNLDRIQAWRAMNPDLTIRSTFIAGFPGETEAEFEYLLDFLKEAQIDRLGCFAYSPVEGATANEIANPVPEEVREERRGRVMLLQEEISKKRLQAKVGKTVRVLIDEVTRSGGVGRSSADAPEIDGVVYVKPPYEPHRKLQVGQFVDVTITSSDAHDLWGAAE; encoded by the coding sequence ATGCACTCCATTTCCCGTATTCCAGTAGTCAACTCCACCCCTGACGCAGTCGTCGCCGCACCCGGCTCGGCGCCGAAAGTGGGCTTTGTGTCGCTCGGCTGCCCGAAGGCGCTGGTGGACTCCGAACAAATCCTGACCCAGCTGCGCGCCGAGGGCTACGACACGGCGAAATCGTATGACGGCGCCGACCTGGTGATCGTCAACACCTGCGGTTTCATCGACGCCGCGGTGCAGGAATCGCTGGACGCGATCGGCGAGGCGCTGGCCGAAAACGGCAAGGTCATCGTCACCGGCTGCCTGGGCGCGAAAAAAGACGCGGCGGGCGACGATATCATCATGAAAGTGCACCCGAAAGTGCTGGCCGTGACCGGCCCGCATGCGCTGGGCGAGGTGATGGACTCGGTCCATAAGTACCTGCCGAAGCCGCATGCGCCATTCATCGACCTGCTGCCGCCGCAAGGCATCAAGCTGACGCCGAAGCACTATGCCTACCTGAAAATTTCCGAAGGCTGCAACCACCGCTGCAGCTTTTGCATCATCCCGTCGATGCGCGGCGACCTGGTGTCGCGCCCGATCGCCGAATTGATGATGGAGGCGGAAAACCTGTTCAAGTCCGGCGTCAAGGAATTGCTGGTGATTTCGCAGGACACCAGCGCCTACGGCGTCGACGTCAAGTTCCGCTCCGGCTTCTGGAACGGCCGTCCGCTCAAGACCCATATGACACAGCTGACCGAAGCGCTGGGCGAGCTGGCCAAGAGCTACGGCGCCTGGGTACGGCTGCATTACGTCTACCCGTATCCGCACGTCGACCAGATCATTCCGATGATGAGCGGCGGCCATATCCTGCCTTACCTCGACATCCCGCTGCAGCACGCGCATCCGGACGTGCTGAAGCGCATGAAGCGTCCGGCCAGCGGCGAGAAAAACCTGGACCGCATCCAGGCCTGGCGCGCGATGAACCCGGATCTGACCATCCGTTCGACCTTCATCGCCGGTTTCCCCGGCGAGACCGAAGCCGAATTCGAATACCTGCTGGACTTCCTGAAGGAAGCGCAGATCGACCGCCTGGGCTGCTTCGCCTATTCGCCGGTGGAAGGCGCGACCGCCAACGAGATCGCCAACCCGGTGCCGGAAGAGGTGCGCGAGGAACGCCGCGGCCGGGTGATGCTGCTGCAAGAGGAAATCTCGAAAAAACGCCTGCAGGCCAAGGTCGGCAAGACCGTGCGCGTGCTGATCGACGAAGTCACCCGCAGCGGCGGCGTCGGCCGCTCCAGCGCCGATGCGCCGGAAATCGACGGCGTGGTGTATGTCAAGCCGCCGTACGAACCGCACCGCAAGCTGCAGGTCGGCCAGTTCGTCGACGTCACCATCACCTCGTCCGACGCGCATGATTTATGGGGCGCCGCCGAATAA
- a CDS encoding ABC transporter substrate-binding protein, producing the protein MMAQAHAQAPLKATVIHWWTSGGESAAIKQFADAYNKAGGQWIDQAIAGADQARATTINRIVGGNAPVAAQFNTSQQFRDIVEQGLLNNVDDVAIKGNWDQIMPPSILNAIKINGHFYAAPVDIHMPAWFFYSKAAFKKAGIADEPKTWDEFLADLAKLKAAGIVPLAFGGQVWQEKITFDAIFAMVGGQDLYLKVYRDRDQNAVKSDAFKQVLLAFKKLRGFIDPGSPGRNWNDATAMVVTGKAGVQIMGDWAKGEFSAAKQTAGKDFGCFPGFGPKSPYIVAGDAFVFPKSTNADVVKAQKLMATTITSPAAQVAFSARKGSIPIRGDVDDSSLDICARQGIVIMKDKTRQLPNSEMLTSPDLNGALQDVLTNFWNKNQSAEDAQKAFASALKE; encoded by the coding sequence ATGATGGCCCAGGCGCACGCCCAGGCGCCATTAAAAGCCACCGTGATTCACTGGTGGACTTCCGGCGGCGAATCGGCCGCGATCAAACAATTTGCCGACGCCTACAACAAGGCCGGCGGCCAGTGGATCGACCAGGCGATTGCCGGCGCTGACCAGGCCCGCGCGACCACCATCAACCGCATCGTCGGCGGCAACGCGCCGGTGGCGGCGCAATTCAATACCTCGCAACAATTCCGCGACATCGTCGAACAAGGCTTGCTGAACAACGTCGATGACGTGGCGATCAAGGGCAACTGGGACCAGATCATGCCGCCGTCGATCTTGAACGCGATCAAGATCAACGGTCACTTCTATGCCGCGCCGGTCGACATCCACATGCCGGCCTGGTTCTTCTACTCCAAGGCCGCTTTCAAGAAGGCCGGCATCGCCGACGAACCGAAAACCTGGGACGAATTCCTGGCCGACCTGGCCAAATTGAAAGCCGCCGGCATCGTGCCGCTGGCGTTTGGCGGCCAGGTATGGCAAGAAAAAATCACCTTCGACGCGATCTTCGCGATGGTCGGCGGCCAGGACCTGTACCTGAAAGTCTACCGCGACCGCGACCAGAACGCGGTCAAGTCGGACGCCTTCAAGCAAGTGCTGCTGGCCTTCAAGAAATTGCGCGGCTTCATCGATCCAGGTTCGCCTGGCCGTAACTGGAACGACGCCACCGCGATGGTCGTGACCGGCAAGGCCGGCGTGCAAATCATGGGCGACTGGGCCAAGGGCGAATTCTCGGCCGCCAAGCAAACCGCCGGCAAGGATTTCGGCTGCTTCCCGGGCTTCGGTCCGAAGTCGCCGTACATCGTCGCGGGCGACGCGTTCGTGTTCCCGAAATCGACCAATGCCGATGTGGTCAAGGCGCAAAAGCTGATGGCCACCACCATCACCTCGCCAGCCGCGCAAGTGGCGTTCAGTGCGCGCAAGGGTTCGATTCCGATCCGCGGCGACGTCGACGATTCCTCGCTGGACATTTGCGCCAGGCAGGGCATCGTGATCATGAAGGATAAAACGCGCCAGTTGCCGAATTCGGAAATGCTGACTTCCCCTGACTTGAACGGCGCGCTGCAAGACGTGCTGACCAATTTCTGGAACAAGAACCAGTCCGCCGAAGATGCGCAAAAAGCCTTTGCCAGCGCATTGAAAGAGTAA
- a CDS encoding ABC transporter ATP-binding protein, which produces MSNVAIRNLQIQLGGNTIIDSLNLDVQAGEFVVLLGPSGCGKSTLLHTIAGLIDVSGGSIEISGQDMTWADPKDRRIAMVFQSYALYPTMNVERNMSFGLRINGTPKAEIERRVKRAADMLQLQPLLKRKPAELSGGQRQRVAIGRAIVRQADVFLFDEPLSNLDAKLRTELRRELKQLHQQLGATMIYVTHDQVEAMTLAQRMAVMKGGVIQQFDTPANVYREPANLFVATFLGSPGMNLFRGTLSKQGGKVLFRNQQVELDVSAYPFRQAPADGQTCVLGVRPEDIGVGQGLPYQAGISLVEAMGNHKVVWLDFHGNQIAAVVQEQDVIDAGSTSFEIRTGQASLFDGSSELRL; this is translated from the coding sequence ATGTCTAATGTAGCTATACGCAATCTTCAGATCCAGCTTGGCGGCAATACCATCATCGATTCCCTGAATCTCGATGTGCAGGCAGGCGAATTCGTGGTCTTGCTGGGGCCTTCGGGCTGCGGCAAGTCGACCTTGTTGCACACCATCGCCGGCCTGATCGACGTCAGCGGCGGCAGCATTGAAATCAGCGGCCAGGACATGACCTGGGCCGATCCGAAAGACCGCCGCATCGCGATGGTGTTCCAGTCGTACGCCTTGTATCCGACCATGAACGTGGAGCGCAATATGTCGTTCGGCCTGCGCATCAACGGCACGCCGAAGGCGGAAATCGAACGGCGCGTCAAGCGCGCGGCCGACATGCTGCAATTGCAGCCGCTGTTGAAGCGCAAGCCGGCCGAACTGTCCGGCGGCCAGCGCCAGCGCGTGGCGATCGGCCGCGCCATCGTGCGCCAGGCCGACGTGTTCCTGTTCGACGAACCGCTGTCGAACCTGGACGCCAAGCTGCGCACCGAATTGCGCCGCGAATTGAAGCAACTGCACCAGCAGCTGGGCGCGACGATGATCTACGTGACCCACGACCAGGTCGAGGCGATGACGCTGGCGCAGCGCATGGCGGTGATGAAGGGCGGGGTGATCCAGCAATTCGACACGCCGGCCAACGTCTACCGCGAACCGGCCAACCTGTTCGTCGCGACCTTCCTCGGCTCGCCGGGCATGAATCTGTTCCGCGGCACGCTGAGCAAGCAGGGCGGCAAGGTCTTGTTCCGCAACCAGCAGGTCGAACTCGACGTCAGCGCCTATCCGTTCAGGCAGGCGCCGGCCGATGGCCAGACCTGCGTGCTGGGCGTGCGCCCCGAAGACATCGGCGTCGGCCAGGGTTTGCCGTACCAGGCCGGCATTTCGCTGGTCGAGGCGATGGGCAACCACAAGGTGGTGTGGCTGGACTTCCACGGCAACCAGATCGCCGCCGTGGTGCAGGAACAGGACGTGATCGATGCCGGCAGCACCTCATTCGAGATCCGCACCGGACAGGCGTCGCTGTTCGATGGCAGTAGTGAATTGCGCCTCTAG
- a CDS encoding GH1 family beta-glucosidase, whose product MNQVVPVSLEDQFSPPADSVLWNKDFLLGVATAAYQIEGAVAEDGRLPSIWDTFSATPGKVLAGDTGAVACDHYHLWEQDVETIAALNVDAYRLSISWPRVMDAAGQPNRKGIDFYKNLLQRLKQKGLKTFVTLYHWDLPQYLEDRGGWVNRDTAYRFAEYADLMSRELTGLVDAWATLNEPWCSAFHGYGGGHHAPGRANVRYATQAMHHLLLGHGLALQHLRRNDPSAQAGIVANVGRGTTTGTSAADLRAAELFELQHNNWVLDPLLKKTNAAALWELWPGAEPLVLEGDMDIIGAPMDFLGINYYFRTNVVSDGKHGFTEVDLEGVERTQMGWEVYPVGLRDLLIGFHKEYDNLPPIYITENGTASDDQVVDGAVNDPRRISFLNRHLAAVDEAVKAGVDVRGYFIWSLMDNFEWAFGYERRFGIIHVDYATQKRTLKRSAQLVADFLAERNARP is encoded by the coding sequence GTGAATCAAGTAGTACCAGTTTCCCTGGAAGACCAATTTTCCCCACCGGCCGACTCGGTACTGTGGAACAAAGATTTCCTGTTGGGCGTGGCCACCGCCGCTTACCAGATCGAGGGCGCCGTCGCCGAAGACGGTCGCCTGCCGTCGATCTGGGATACCTTCTCGGCCACCCCCGGCAAAGTGCTGGCCGGCGATACCGGTGCCGTCGCTTGCGACCACTACCACTTGTGGGAGCAGGATGTCGAGACGATCGCCGCGCTGAACGTCGACGCCTACCGTTTGTCGATCTCCTGGCCGCGCGTGATGGATGCGGCCGGTCAGCCTAACCGCAAGGGCATCGATTTCTACAAGAACTTGCTGCAGCGCCTGAAACAAAAGGGCTTGAAAACCTTCGTCACGCTGTACCACTGGGACTTGCCGCAATACCTGGAAGACCGTGGCGGCTGGGTCAACCGCGACACCGCTTACCGATTCGCCGAATACGCCGACCTGATGAGCCGCGAATTGACCGGCCTGGTCGATGCGTGGGCCACGCTGAACGAACCTTGGTGCTCGGCATTCCACGGCTACGGCGGCGGTCACCATGCGCCGGGCCGCGCCAACGTGCGTTACGCCACCCAGGCGATGCACCACTTGCTGCTGGGCCACGGCCTGGCGCTGCAGCACCTGCGCCGCAACGACCCGTCCGCACAAGCGGGCATCGTCGCCAACGTCGGCCGCGGCACCACCACCGGCACCAGCGCCGCCGACTTGCGCGCCGCCGAACTGTTCGAACTGCAGCACAATAACTGGGTGCTCGACCCGCTGCTGAAAAAAACCAATGCCGCCGCGTTGTGGGAACTGTGGCCGGGCGCCGAACCGCTGGTGCTGGAAGGCGACATGGACATCATCGGTGCGCCGATGGATTTCCTGGGTATCAATTACTATTTCCGCACCAACGTGGTCAGCGATGGCAAGCACGGTTTTACCGAAGTCGACCTGGAAGGCGTCGAGCGCACGCAAATGGGCTGGGAAGTGTATCCGGTCGGCTTGCGCGACTTGCTGATCGGTTTCCACAAGGAATACGATAACTTGCCGCCGATCTACATCACCGAGAACGGCACCGCGTCCGACGACCAGGTGGTCGATGGCGCAGTCAACGACCCGCGCCGCATTTCGTTCCTGAACCGCCACCTGGCGGCGGTCGATGAAGCGGTCAAGGCCGGCGTCGACGTGCGCGGTTATTTCATCTGGTCGCTGATGGACAATTTCGAATGGGCTTTCGGTTACGAGCGCCGCTTCGGCATCATCCACGTCGATTACGCGACCCAGAAGCGCACGCTGAAACGCAGCGCGCAACTGGTGGCGGATTTCCTGGCCGAGCGTAACGCCCGTCCTTGA